One window from the genome of candidate division WOR-3 bacterium encodes:
- a CDS encoding class I fructose-bisphosphate aldolase, with translation MIEKIIKHLGNEAENLLNYKCTGILKENLHLPSGDFIDRVFSQNDRSPAVMRNLQQIMNTGRLTKTGYLSILPVDQGVEHSAGSSFAPNPSYFDPENIVRLAIEGGCNAVVSTLGSLGSVARKYSHKIPFIVKLNHNELLTYPNSYDQTLFGSVEQAFDMGAVAVGATIYFGSQESRRQILEISELFQRAHELGLVTVLWAYLRNEAFKTQTQDYHVSADLTGQANHLAVTIEADIVKQKQPENNGGFKDLKFGKTDPRVYETLAKIHPIDLTRYQVANCYMGRIGLINSGGPSGDNDLSQAVKTAVINKRAGGMGLISGRKAFQKPLIEGIDLLNAIQDVYLCEEISVA, from the coding sequence ATGATAGAAAAGATCATCAAACATCTCGGAAACGAAGCAGAAAACCTCCTGAATTACAAATGCACCGGCATTCTCAAAGAAAACCTCCACCTTCCGTCAGGCGATTTCATAGACAGAGTTTTTTCACAAAACGACAGGTCCCCCGCGGTGATGAGAAACCTGCAGCAGATCATGAATACTGGAAGGCTAACCAAGACCGGCTACCTTTCCATTCTTCCTGTGGACCAGGGCGTCGAGCACTCAGCGGGTTCTTCCTTTGCCCCCAACCCTTCATACTTCGACCCGGAAAACATCGTCAGGCTCGCAATCGAAGGAGGGTGCAACGCGGTCGTTTCAACCCTCGGCTCTCTCGGTTCGGTTGCCAGAAAATACTCCCACAAGATTCCGTTCATTGTGAAATTAAACCACAACGAACTGCTCACTTACCCGAACAGCTACGACCAGACTCTTTTCGGATCGGTAGAGCAGGCATTTGACATGGGAGCAGTCGCCGTCGGGGCTACGATCTATTTTGGTTCTCAGGAATCCCGAAGGCAAATTTTGGAAATTTCCGAATTGTTCCAAAGGGCTCATGAGCTTGGACTCGTCACTGTCTTGTGGGCGTATTTGCGTAACGAGGCTTTCAAGACCCAGACCCAGGACTACCACGTCTCGGCGGATCTGACCGGACAGGCGAACCATTTGGCTGTGACAATTGAAGCCGACATCGTAAAGCAGAAACAACCCGAGAACAACGGCGGTTTCAAAGACCTTAAATTCGGCAAAACAGACCCCAGAGTATACGAGACCCTCGCCAAAATCCACCCGATAGATCTGACGAGGTACCAGGTAGCCAACTGTTATATGGGAAGGATAGGGCTGATAAATTCCGGAGGACCTTCAGGCGACAACGACCTTTCTCAAGCTGTCAAAACAGCGGTTATAAACAAAAGGGCCGGAGGCATGGGGCTTATATCAGGCAGAAAAGCCTTTCAAAAACCTCTTATAGAAGGTATTGACCTTCTCAACGCGATTCAAGACGTCTATTTGTGCGAAGAGATTTCGGTCGCGTGA
- a CDS encoding SOS response-associated peptidase, giving the protein MCGRFAIKSTLEELKKDFKAKTSKDFNSNSVKIPSFNISPGNNIVILLEPSEIKVVKWGLVPYWSKEENSMYGMINARSESLSEKKSFSRPFREKRCAVLADGYFEWKNDGRTKTPYYFKLKTGETMAFAGIYDVWSKNPDFKLLSAAIITVEAQGDLRSIHERAPAIIRRENLDMWLDNCFFDIEKLQGLLKKAEFKDIEFYEVTKKVNWTKYDFPDCVEPL; this is encoded by the coding sequence TTGTGCGGAAGGTTTGCCATAAAGAGTACGCTTGAAGAGCTAAAAAAGGATTTCAAAGCCAAAACTTCAAAAGACTTCAACTCGAATTCCGTCAAAATTCCATCTTTCAATATTTCACCGGGGAACAACATTGTCATTCTCCTTGAGCCTTCCGAAATCAAAGTTGTGAAGTGGGGGCTTGTTCCTTATTGGTCAAAAGAAGAAAATTCAATGTATGGTATGATAAACGCGAGGTCTGAATCTTTGTCGGAAAAAAAATCATTTTCAAGGCCTTTTAGGGAGAAAAGGTGTGCTGTTCTGGCTGACGGTTATTTTGAATGGAAAAATGATGGCAGAACTAAAACTCCCTATTATTTTAAACTGAAAACAGGAGAGACGATGGCGTTTGCCGGGATTTACGATGTTTGGTCCAAAAATCCTGACTTCAAACTGCTTTCCGCGGCTATTATAACCGTGGAGGCACAAGGAGACTTAAGGTCGATACACGAAAGAGCTCCCGCCATAATCAGAAGAGAGAATCTGGATATGTGGCTGGACAACTGTTTTTTTGACATAGAAAAACTGCAGGGCTTGCTGAAAAAAGCCGAGTTCAAAGACATCGAGTTTTACGAAGTCACAAAAAAAGTGAACTGGACGAAATACGATTTCCCGGATTGCGTCGAACCCTTGTAA
- a CDS encoding biotin transporter BioY produces MTFAGVIGEKIKYPKAFFEISLLITGTLILAVSAQINVRTPISPVPFTFQTMAVLLLGAALGSKRGAFCIALYIFEGLTGLPVFAGGLSGFAHIMGPTGGYLLGFIFAAYAVGYFSEKKFDRNIFKFFFLLMSGNFIVYFFGMMWLGVFTGYNKVFALGAAPFILPDLLKTVLSAFILPLAWRIVGRR; encoded by the coding sequence ATGACGTTCGCGGGAGTCATCGGGGAAAAAATCAAATACCCAAAAGCTTTTTTTGAAATATCTCTGCTTATCACCGGGACGCTTATTCTTGCCGTAAGCGCTCAGATAAACGTCCGGACTCCAATCAGCCCTGTTCCATTCACGTTTCAGACCATGGCGGTTCTTCTTCTCGGTGCGGCTCTGGGATCCAAAAGAGGAGCGTTCTGTATCGCTCTTTATATCTTCGAAGGTTTGACGGGTTTGCCTGTTTTCGCCGGCGGTTTGTCGGGGTTCGCTCACATTATGGGTCCGACCGGCGGCTATTTGCTTGGTTTTATCTTCGCCGCTTACGCAGTCGGTTATTTTTCAGAAAAAAAATTCGACAGAAACATCTTCAAATTCTTTTTCCTGTTGATGTCCGGTAATTTTATAGTCTATTTTTTCGGCATGATGTGGCTCGGCGTCTTCACGGGTTATAATAAAGTTTTCGCTCTCGGCGCGGCTCCTTTTATTTTGCCGGACTTGCTCAAAACGGTTCTTTCGGCGTTTATTCTGCCCCTGGCCTGGAGAATTGTCGGGAGGAGGTAA
- a CDS encoding RNA-binding protein, translating to MQDSRLYVGNLAYSVTKEELQSLFQEFGEVKEINIIEGKGFGFVEMSDSNSASKAKDSLDGKEFKSRNIKVSEARPKRNDKPRNNYRKGYGRN from the coding sequence ATGCAAGATTCAAGGTTGTATGTCGGAAATTTGGCATACTCGGTCACCAAAGAAGAGCTTCAATCACTTTTTCAGGAATTTGGAGAAGTTAAAGAAATCAACATCATCGAAGGTAAAGGTTTCGGTTTTGTGGAGATGTCAGACTCCAATTCCGCTTCAAAAGCAAAAGATTCTCTTGACGGCAAAGAATTTAAAAGCAGAAACATAAAAGTCAGCGAAGCCAGACCAAAAAGAAACGACAAGCCGAGAAACAACTACAGGAAAGGCTACGGAAGAAACTAA
- a CDS encoding chloride channel protein, protein MKKVFVGIKLFNRKLTGRKWESRTSKYVGMNIMAAFTGILCGVTAVCFRFLIQFFQFIFLDKGVNSFKLFYPYHIILIPGVGALLSGLIVYIFAKEAKGHGIPQVMEAFEVLGGRIRKRIVAVKAISSAVAIGSGGSAGREGPIVQMGAGIGSAFSQLLKLNVYQTRILLACGVSGAISATFDTPVGGVLFAIELIIREFKTVSFVPIVIASVFAGLTSKIFLSLIGRKPELIFALPPYDIVSSWEFAFYIILGVISGGVSYLYVKSIYFSEGLFEKMKFSEWAKPAIGGLLTGLTGVMLIMRTGHPLVFGNGYDAIGLLMSAELSFSVIALMIFLKIAATSFTIGSGGSGGVFAPSLVIGAMTGGAFGMIVSGFFPSLTAGFQAYAIVGMAAVFAGMSRATLTAIIMVFEMTGNYNIIMPLMLSCVISDILAVVTLKGSIYTIKLKRRGINIEHDMEINVLDTVKAGEIIERQSAVFSENDTMEYAVSLVANTSQRIFPILRENVVKGVVSEHEILSCKDRRQKYVKDIMRSDFVQVFSDQTLEEILTKYSSEDTSAYVVVEEEKKLFLGLITPEEILQIYGEKKRALLKKI, encoded by the coding sequence GTGAAAAAAGTATTCGTAGGCATTAAATTGTTCAACAGAAAATTGACGGGCAGAAAATGGGAGTCGAGAACGTCAAAATATGTCGGTATGAACATAATGGCTGCTTTTACAGGAATTCTCTGCGGAGTTACGGCTGTCTGCTTCCGGTTTTTGATTCAGTTTTTCCAGTTTATTTTTCTCGACAAAGGCGTAAATTCATTTAAGCTTTTCTACCCCTACCATATAATATTGATACCCGGTGTCGGAGCTCTTTTGTCAGGCCTGATAGTCTATATATTTGCCAAAGAAGCCAAAGGTCATGGAATACCTCAAGTCATGGAAGCTTTTGAAGTCCTTGGCGGCAGAATAAGGAAGAGAATAGTCGCCGTCAAAGCCATCTCTTCCGCCGTGGCAATAGGTTCCGGAGGTTCCGCGGGGAGAGAAGGCCCGATAGTCCAAATGGGGGCCGGGATAGGATCAGCTTTTAGTCAGCTTTTAAAGCTGAACGTCTACCAGACGAGAATACTTTTAGCCTGCGGAGTCTCAGGAGCCATATCGGCGACATTCGACACTCCGGTAGGCGGAGTTTTATTCGCGATAGAACTGATAATACGGGAATTCAAGACGGTTTCATTTGTTCCGATTGTCATAGCTTCCGTTTTCGCAGGTCTCACTTCAAAAATATTTCTCTCTTTAATAGGCCGGAAACCGGAGCTCATTTTCGCCCTGCCGCCTTACGATATTGTCAGCAGTTGGGAATTCGCGTTTTACATAATCCTCGGCGTCATCAGCGGGGGTGTTTCTTATCTTTACGTCAAATCTATTTATTTCTCGGAGGGTTTGTTTGAAAAGATGAAATTTTCCGAATGGGCAAAACCCGCCATTGGAGGCCTTTTAACTGGATTGACAGGCGTAATGCTGATAATGAGAACCGGGCATCCGCTTGTTTTCGGCAACGGTTACGACGCCATAGGCCTCTTGATGAGCGCTGAGCTTTCCTTTTCTGTCATCGCCCTGATGATATTTCTCAAGATTGCGGCGACTTCTTTTACAATTGGTTCTGGCGGATCCGGAGGCGTTTTTGCCCCTTCTCTTGTAATCGGAGCGATGACCGGCGGAGCTTTCGGAATGATTGTGAGCGGATTTTTCCCTTCTCTGACTGCCGGGTTTCAGGCATACGCGATCGTCGGCATGGCGGCAGTTTTCGCGGGTATGAGCAGGGCGACTCTTACAGCGATAATAATGGTTTTCGAGATGACCGGAAACTACAATATTATTATGCCTCTCATGCTTTCATGCGTGATAAGCGATATTCTGGCTGTCGTCACTCTGAAAGGGAGTATCTACACCATAAAGTTGAAAAGGAGAGGTATTAATATTGAACATGACATGGAAATAAACGTGCTGGACACGGTAAAAGCCGGAGAAATTATTGAAAGACAATCTGCTGTATTTTCCGAAAATGACACCATGGAATATGCCGTTTCTCTTGTGGCTAACACAAGCCAGAGAATTTTTCCTATCCTGAGGGAGAATGTCGTGAAAGGCGTGGTTTCAGAACATGAAATCTTGTCTTGTAAGGACAGACGCCAAAAGTATGTGAAAGATATAATGCGAAGCGACTTTGTCCAAGT